The genomic DNA ATCGGGAATGCGGCGACAGCGTGTCGGCTCCGGCAACAAAAGGCGACGGTCAGCCCAGGGCTACGGCATCTTGACAGTCGCTCCGCTCCCGCACGCATGATTAATGGTTGAGTAGTTTATTTTCTAATTATTTTTACCTTTGGTAATTTGATTCTTCGAAagcaataaattttattttttatgtagGGAAATTTGGTGACTATAAACGGGTTTGACGCAATGTAGGAGGTGCTCACTGCtagagttttaatttttttaaggcACTATCTCTTAGTAAATAGTGTATAAGATCTAATTCTTTAAGTTGCAATTCCATTTAATACCATAAAAGATGAGATGACGATAGATATAACTTGAATATTTTTATTACTGTACTGTATCTTGGTAAATAGTGTTGAAGATTGAATAATTTTCATTGTGTTAGGTAATTAACATTGCCAAACACTGATTCTACAATACTTGTTTCGCCGTCATGCAGTGTTCGAGTTAATTATTTATGATAACTAAAAAATTTACAATTCTGGAAAactatgaaatatatattataATGGCACTGTAAGAAGGCATACATGATGATGCTTATTACTATATCCTGATATTTTCTATACTACCGTTGTAGTGCTGCTTTTACTCGTAGCTTGCACGGGAGTGATTCTTTGATCTAATTCTTCACATCTTCTCTGACTGCTATGTGTGCACACCTACACAACAAAAATAATCAATGTATGGTAGTTAATTGACCATTGTAATAAATGATAAATTATCGATattgcataaatttttatataccTAAGATTTATATCTTGCAGGAATTCTTCTAATTCTTGATGATCTGTAAAGAGTTGGACGATCATCTCCATGCAGGGGTATGTTGTTGACCTTATTTTTGCTTTCAGAATTCTCCTCTGTTGGAATGAGGTTGATTTGACTAATGCTCTGATCATTTTCCTGTTCTAAACTATTTGATTGCTCTTCTTGCTACATAAGAAAAAACCTTGTTAGTTTAAATATCTATTGAATCAATATAGAAGAAAAATGTGATTGTTGCAGTACCAGATCAGTCGTAATTCCTGTGTCCATCATAGTTATTTCGCCCCTCTTTTTTCTGTAGGAACATTTCTTCAACTTTCTTGTTGGTCTTTTTGTATCTCTGTCACTATTGTGTTGAACAATTACATCCAAAGGGACAGAATCGAATTCCATGTTATTTTCAGCATTTTTATTTGATGGATCAGATTTCATATCTCTGTTGCTTTCATAAATCTCCTCTGCTGGACTAATTTTGATACCAATGTCGCTATGATCATTTTCTTGCTCTGAAGTACCTGTTTGTTGTTCTTGCTACATAAGAGAAAAGCTTGTTAGTTCTAATATCAATATAATCAATATAGAATATGAAACCTGTGGATCTGTAGTACCAGATCAGTCATAGTTTCTGTGTCCATCACAATTATGCTGCCACTCTTTTTTCTGTAGGattttttcttcaacttttgGGTTCGCTTTTTGGAACCTTTGACACCATCCTTTAACACGTTAGATTCGCTTTGTTTGACTGCTACATCACGTTTTTGCCGCTTGATTTTCCTGAGAATAGATTTCCTATTGGTATGGTCGTAGTTGATATCGTTGTTGCCATCAACATCTATCTCTTTTGAAACAGGTGAACTTTGCTGTTATTAGATAAATAATTAGGACATAACTCAGGTAgttaattaaaaataaataatatttgaaATTCATTTGATACCTGTTTAGTAGAAAGTTCCATGTTGAGggtattttttcttctttttctttttccatgggCAATTGTTTCTTCTGACCTCTTAAAACTTTTGTTAGCTCTTTTCAGTATCTTAGTCTTTTGGGGTATTTCTGGGACATCACAATTCATCTGTTGGGTATGATTGTAATCAACATCGGCATCTTCTTCTGGTCTTTGTGATATGTCTCTTGATTTGGCATGAGCTCTTTTAACTTTCTTCCAGGAAACTTTactcctttttttattttgcattgTTGCTATGCAATCTTCGTCTGAGTCATCAACTACTATCATAGCTCTGTGCCTTCTTTTACTGCTAAGGTTGTCTTCCCTTGATGCTAGAGATTTTTCTCTACATTTGATATCTTCGCCACTATCTTCCAAATCAATTGATTTTGATGTATTTTTGCGAAGTGAAGCTTTCATCTTACATTCCTATCAAATGATATTGTACATGGTTTGGTAACTTAGCATGAAAGTAGgagaaaaaatattgttttcaaATTACACAAAATAACTTTACCTCCAGAATGGGATCACTTGTATGCTTCAACTCAAAATTTCCATTTTTGTATTTGCTATGTTTTAATTCTTCTTCATCAaataaatctgatatttttTTGTCATGTGTATCTTCGATGTTGTGATCCTGCAAACAAATTTATAGGGATAATTGGTTCTGTACAAAAGAATAAACTAATCGTTGTAATGAAAATAACCTTACATTCTCCGCTTGATGATTTGAATATTGAAACTCTAGCTTCTCATCTGGCTCAAATGTTTTCTTCACCAGATAGTATTCTTTCCCTTCAGTCAAATTTTGCTCCTTTAGCATGAAACGGAAGATAAGTGTTTTCCCACATAGTTGTTGAATAACCTTAGGGATTTCTTCATATTTCCCATTAAGTGAATCTAGCAGATCTGTGATGGTCATCTTGAGCATTTTttgtgcttcatcatcaaatatACTACATGTAGTGGTTGCTGTGTGGTCACTAATTTGGAGTCGAATCCAATACCTGTTACAACGTGTTTGTAAGCGGAAAAATGTAAATATATAGGCAATATTTGAAATAATGAAAAGTTTACCTAGGAGTTGTTGCTTCCGGACATGCATTGCACTTTCTACAATGATACTTGCCGTCTACTTTAGTGCACATTTTGTTGCAACCATTGCATGACATGTACCACCAAGAAGAATTTTCTAGTCGTTCAATTGTAGCTTTCGATGTGAACACAAAATCCTAAAATTTTAATATCATGTTAAGGATAAGAAAGGCTTAGTGctcattaaaaaaattaaaatcatgAATTTTCAACTAAATAATCATATATGTGAATAGTGTATTGTACCTGATCTGTTGGGTTATCGTGTCTCATCTGAGTAATGTCTTGTAAAGTTCTTCTGTTATAAAACATTTGTTCCTGAATGGTACCTTTTGTACTTTTATCTACATCCATTAATTTTGGTACAGTTTCTTCATATGGAACACTACATATATGTGTTATTAGGGTACCATTAAAAGTCAGTTCTGAATTTGAACTTTGAATAATGAATAAAGACATGAATGTTTTGCATACCTGTCAATAAGCTTCCAGGTTTCAGGTATATCTAAGTCTATATATAATCTTGTGCCATTTGTTGACTTTAGAGATAGTGTACCTATTTAATTCATAAAAGTATATTAATTTTCATGAATGT from Panicum virgatum strain AP13 chromosome 7N, P.virgatum_v5, whole genome shotgun sequence includes the following:
- the LOC120682350 gene encoding uncharacterized protein LOC120682350; amino-acid sequence: MKNTANPRKRDIREIELLISKDDTVRITLWGHLAHSLNEDVVGKHTVVIVTSTMVEGLQGTLSLKSTNGTRLYIDLDIPETWKLIDSVPYEETVPKLMDVDKSTKGTIQEQMFYNRRTLQDITQMRHDNPTDQDFVFTSKATIERLENSSWWYMSCNGCNKMCTKVDGKYHCRKCNACPEATTPRYWIRLQISDHTATTTCSIFDDEAQKMLKMTITDLLDSLNGKYEEIPKVIQQLCGKTLIFRFMLKEQNLTEGKEYYLVKKTFEPDEKLEFQYSNHQAENDHNIEDTHDKKISDLFDEEELKHSKYKNGNFELKHTSDPILEECKMKASLRKNTSKSIDLEDSGEDIKCREKSLASREDNLSSKRRHRAMIVVDDSDEDCIATMQNKKRSKVSWKKVKRAHAKSRDISQRPEEDADVDYNHTQQMNCDVPEIPQKTKILKRANKSFKRSEETIAHGKRKRRKNTLNMELSTKQQSSPVSKEIDVDGNNDINYDHTNRKSILRKIKRQKRDVAVKQSESNVLKDGVKGSKKRTQKLKKKSYRKKSGSIIVMDTETMTDLQEQQTGTSEQENDHSDIGIKISPAEEIYESNRDMKSDPSNKNAENNMEFDSVPLDVIVQHNSDRDTKRPTRKLKKCSYRKKRGEITMMDTGITTDLQEEQSNSLEQENDQSISQINLIPTEENSESKNKVNNIPLHGDDRPTLYRSSRIRRIPARYKS